AAGCGTCGGGTATGTCCGACTTCCAGCGGTTCGGTCTCGGTACGTACCAGCTCACCGGCCCGCAGTGCGTCGAGAGCGTCCGGACGGCCGTCGAGGCCGGCTACGACGCGATCGACACCGCACAGATGTACGGGAACGAGGCGCTCGTCCGCGAGGGGATCGAGGCCGCCGGCGCCGACCCCGAGGACCTCTTCGTCGCGACGAAGCTCCAGTCGGAGAATCTGAGCTACGACGACGCCTACGACACCGCCCACGAGTCCGCCGCGCGCCTCGGCGTCGACGCCATCGACCTGCTGTACGTCCACTGGCCGATCAACAGCTACGACGCCGAGGAGACGGCGCGCGCGCTGAACGACCTCGTCGCGGAGGGCACCGTCGACCGCGTCGGCCTCTCGAACTTCCGGCCCGACCAACTGGACGAAGCACGCGAACACCTCGACGTGGACCTGTTCGCCCACCAGGTCGAGTGCCACCCGATGCTCCAACAGGAGGAGCTTCGGGAGTACGCCCGCGAGGACGGCCACTGGCTCGTCGCCTACTGTCCCATCGCGCGCAATCAGGTCGCCGACATCGACGAGATCGTCGAGATCGCGGAGGCCCACGACGCCACGCCCGCGCAGGTGT
This genomic stretch from Halobaculum roseum harbors:
- a CDS encoding aldo/keto reductase; translation: MSDFQRFGLGTYQLTGPQCVESVRTAVEAGYDAIDTAQMYGNEALVREGIEAAGADPEDLFVATKLQSENLSYDDAYDTAHESAARLGVDAIDLLYVHWPINSYDAEETARALNDLVAEGTVDRVGLSNFRPDQLDEAREHLDVDLFAHQVECHPMLQQEELREYAREDGHWLVAYCPIARNQVADIDEIVEIAEAHDATPAQVSIAWLLAHDELAAIPKATSEAHIRDNLAATELELTDEEVATIDGLSEEHRIVDFEEAPWNRVDA